The following coding sequences are from one Venturia canescens isolate UGA chromosome 5, ASM1945775v1, whole genome shotgun sequence window:
- the MAGE gene encoding non-structural maintenance of chromosomes element 3 homolog, producing MSQRSRRQTASQRPQRYADHEVEEVEVSQSSQHRSEKNSTRNRNSQLHRSSQMPQSSQRPSTSQASQSVRTMDESAFNLTQGTQRTKLPPLPMEEENILIGKVIKYMLLMDRDKVPIQRANIIKYALPNHVKYYKSLMPKVQSKLKEVFGYNLVELEGAKWILTNDLENVGDCLEFSTEERAEMVLLFILLAHIFMSPETECTAEDIHELLKGLEIVEDNNYFHDYFGDVKHLLNEKFVKQGYLERGEVPNSDPPIVQYKWGVRAKNELSLRCILEFISKIFNERSLESWPVQFQMMKASEA from the exons ATGTCTCAACGATCAAGACGTCAGACCGCTTCGCAGCGGCCCCAGCGCTATGCTGATCATGAAGTGGAAGAAGTTGAAGTTTCTCAAAGTTCACAACATCGTTCCGAAAAGAATTCAACAAGAAATAGAAACTCTCAGCTGCATCGAAGTTCTCAAATGCCACAAAGTTCTCAGAGACCTTCAACGTCACAAGCATCGCAAAGCGTGAGAACTATGGATGAATCAGCATTTAATCTTACACAAGGAACTCAAAGAACAAAGCTTCCACCACTTCCCATGGAagaagaaaacattttaatCGGCAAAGTCATCAAGTATATGTTACTCATGGATCGAGACAAAGTACCCATTCAACGAGCCAATATCATCAAATATGCTTTGCCTAATCATGTTAAATACTACAAGTCTCTCATGCCCAAAGttcaatcaaaattgaaaGAG GTATTTGGCTACAATCTCGTGGAATTGGAAGGAGCCAAATGGATTCTTACCAATGATCTGGAAAATGTTGGAGATTGCCTTGAATTTTCGACCGAAGAGCGAGCTGAAATGGTGCTTTTGTTTATCCTACTTGCGCATATTTTCATGTCGCCTGAAACAGAATGCACGGCTG AGGATATACATGAGCTGCTCAAGGGACTGGAGATTGTCGAAGACAATAATTATTTCCACGACTACTTCGGTGACGTAAAACATTTGTTAAACGAA AAATTTGTAAAACAAGGCTATTTGGAACGTGGGGAAGTTCCTAATTCGGATCCACCGATCGTACAATATAAGTGGGGAGTTCGAGCAAAAAATGAGCTTTCACTACGATGCATATTGGAATTCATATCGAAg ATTTTCAACGAACGATCATTGGAGTCATGGCCAGTGCAGTTCCAAATGATGAAAGCGAGCGAGGCTTAA